The Fulvivirga maritima genome segment AAAAAAAGCCATACCTGAACCTGATAAATTAGAAGATGAACCCAATTTATATGGAGCGTATTTATCTTCATCATTATGATATTTTTCACCTGTTTCATCAAGTGAGGCAACGAATGTATCCAGATTTTTGGCCACCCTTCTACCTTGCACAGCCATAAAATACGCTATCTAGTTATTCATCTCCATTAAGAAATCACTATGCACCAGATTATCAGAATCCAGGATGATAGATGTATCATGCTCCCGCACATAATGGGTTACAGCATATTTAATAGACTTGAGTTTAGAGCTTAAAGCTGTTTCGGGTTTCAAGATGCTTAATTTCAGATTCTCTTTCACCAAACTACAATCCGGGCAATCATCTGCCACCACATAAATGTGATAGTTAGAATAATTTGATTTGTAAATGGAAGATAAGAGCTGAGGGACTAGATCCACATTTTTATAAGCAGTTATAATCAGAGCCATATCTCACTACTTCCGCTTTAAAGGTGGTTTTTTGGGGCTGGTAAAAAGGGATATTATTGTTACTATCGAACTGAATAACAATAATGATGCAAAAATGCAGGTTAAAGCTATTAAATAGAACTGTCATGATGTAATTAATTAAGTAACCATATAATAGACTTGTTTATATCAAATTAAAACAAATAATAAACATATTATAGTAATTACTATTTTATTTCATCACATTAATATTGATAATATTTAAATAAACTTACATCAGTCATTCAGCCCGCTTATAACTATCTGGCAATATCTTACCATCGAAATAATCGAAACTAACTATTTGAGAATCTGGGCTTAATAATTTCAGGTGATATACCTTATCCGGAGTACACATGGGGAAAGTTTTTTATTGTGTCTTCATTTTTAAAAAAGTAGAGATCTTTAAGATTGAATCTTTATAATATAGTGCAGATCTGAACAGCTCTCCTGATGGATAATAGCTCCCGAATTTTGATGCCTGAGACTATCTTGGTATTTCGTTTCCGCAGCCTTCCCTCCTCTTTTATAATAATCGACTCGAAGCTGTTCTCTATCGATTTTTTTAAAATAGATAGTTCTGAAGTATTCTTTTTTTGGAGGTACAAATCTTACTGGAGCTGACTCAAAAACGAAGTATACAATTATGAAGCCTATTATTATGGAGAGAAAAAGCAATACAGATAATCTTCGGTTACGAGAGGACTGCTTCCTTTCCCACTTCAGACGCAGACCTACCCGCTCATTAACATCTGCTTCATTGAAATGATCGGTGTGGCTCTTATGCTCGTGCTCGTAAATATCCTTTAATGATTTTCTTTTATTTCTTAAGTCACGGTTTTGCTTAAGAGAATCATTCATTCCTTTAAAAAACCTCCGAGCATAATTATTTTCATTTAAAATTAAGGTTTCCAATTTTATAAATAATCACCAAATATAAAAATCAAATCACTTGTTCTTTGATATTCCATCCAGCATTTAACACATAAAAACCAGAAGTTGAAGTCCCGGTTTTTTTATGTAATCAATTCTCTTTTAATGATCTGCCTCGCAGCTGCAGCCCACTTTCATGTAACTTTCAGCGGTTTCATGCCAGTCAAACGCCTCGTTATTTTTCTTATTTTCCCCATATAATTTGCTTCTGGTTTGCTCCTGATTACCTATCTCATTCATGGTGGCGGCATCATACAACCTGCCATTAGCCATAGTATAACGTACAGAGTTAGAGTTCGTAATTCCATTTAAAGGATTTTTATCTAACCCTTCTTAAATCAGCGAGTTTACCTTCCTTTAAAGAGCCCACTTGCTCATCTATACCTAAATAATTAGCTCCATTGATAGTAGCAGCTTTCAAGGCTTCCATATTACTCATTCCTCCCTGCTTGAGCATCCATAACTCCCAGTGAGCACCAAGTCCATGCAGCTGTCCATGTGCTCCAAGGTTTACCTCACGCCATGATCGGCCAATGTTTTGCAGGTTTCTGACACCGGAATGTTGCCATTTTGATACTCCTCTTCTGGAGCCATAATTCTGTGACGTAATGGAATGTATAATACCCCTCGGGTAAAATGTAAGAAGCTTTTCGTCTTCCCAAACATTATAATTCTGATAGAAATAATTCTCCGCTAAGACCTCCATAATTCACGATTAATGTTAGGATTATGTCCGGAATTCTATTTTTCCAAAGCTCCAACACATCTTTATAAACAGGAGCTACTGGTATGTTGTTTTCTATTCCGGTATGTCCGTCATTAACCATGCTCATGTTATGGTCCGAAGGTAGATCCTCCTTCAGGTACCACTAGCATGTTCAACTCTCTGGCAGCTTGAATGACCTTGTTCCTGGTTTCTTCTTGGCTGGTTATAGTTATTTCTTTACAGAGAATGCTCCAAAAGGCGTTCAGTCTCCTTAAAGCCAAACGTGCATGTATTCAGACTATTAATTTTAGCTTTGGAAATCGCCATCTGCACCATCGAGGATGATACGGGTTGAGAACAATCTCGGACCGCTCATCTCTCCTGCATTAATCAGCTCTGACATAGCAAACACCGTCTCCGTGTTAGCTGAAGGATCATGTGCTGTAGTTACGCCATACGCCAGGTTAGCATATAAAGGCCAATGTTTCTGAGGTGTAATTCCGTAACCAAAAGCACTTACATGAGCGTGTACATCTACAGAACCAGGCATAATGGTTTTTCCCTGTACATCATACACTTTAGCGCCAGCGGGTATAGCTACTGATGCATCTCCAATGGCCTCTATTTTATTGCCATTAATTACTATGGTTCCATTTTCAATTACCTGATCATCTTCCATAGTAATAATGGTAGCTCCCGTAAAAGCGATAACACCATCAGGGCGGTAAGTATCTGCCTCAAGAGCTACTTTGACACCCACAGTATCCACAGGAGGGATACTATCAGGAGATCCTTCTAAAAAGGTAAACCTCTCATTAATATCATTAGTGAAATACTCATCGCCTAAAGTCCAATGGATTTTCTTACTATCTGCTGACCAGTGTAGGTTAATACCTGCATCTCTAGTGATAGGCGCCACCGGCACCGATTTACTATTAGGATCGATATCCAGCGTTTGTCCGGTTAATGGAAGCGGCGCTAGATAAGCCTTATGCAAATTCATAAATGCCACCCATTTGTTATCAGGACTAGGAATTAGTCGGTTAGCATATTTAGACTCTACATGCGTAATTTCATCATCACCGCTAAGGTTGACACTTTTTAGTCTTTTAGTAAGGTTGCCAAAAACGTAGCCTCCCGTCTGGTAAAATATACTATGTCCTTTTACACTAAATTGAGGATATTCCCCACTTTCGGTAATTCGTTTACCTTTGCCGCCTTCAATGAGAACCGTATAGATTGCCTGGCTTTTTATCGAATGTGCCACCTAAGGTGTTGTTACCTGATTCCTTTCACATAAACCACCGTTTTTCCATCTGGTGAGATAGAGGGTGTGCGGTAAATTCCTTTTTACTGAAGTAACATCTACAGGCTGTCTTTTTCTTCCTTTTTAGGGTTCCCTTTTTTCACAGCTCCCATGCTTTCATCTTCCCATGATACATATACCAGTATTTGCCGTCAGGAGTGAAAGCAGGTTCAAATTCAAATTCCTTGGAAGAAGTAATTCGTTCAGGCTCCCCGTTAGGCAGTTCTTTTCTGTATAATCGACCTAAAGCGTTAAACACTAACCTCTTTCCGTCCGGTGAAGTAACGGCATTTCTGATATCCTTTACTTCAAACTTATCAGGATTAATGTCTCTCTTAAATTTAAGAGCTTCGGCTATTTTTATAGTGTTTTCTACTTCAAAAGGAACCTCTGTTACTTGAAGCGAGCTCACGTCAATTTTCTTTATTTTTCCCTCAGCCCAAAAATAAATGAACTTATCATCTGGTGACCAATCGAAGTTAGGGTAGGTTCCAAAAATAGCCCATGCTTCTTGCTGATCTTTGTTCAGCTTATCATAAATAGGCCATTCTTCTCCGGTTGCCAAATCATGAAGATAAAGTACTGTTTTAATACGAACACGTTTTACAAAAGCAAGGTATTTACCATTATTTGAAATAGTCGGGTCTACAGGCACCACCAGGGCCGCCAGTAACACCACTCACCTCTCCTGTTTCCATATCATATCTACGCACCTGATAAATCTGGCTATTCGGATCTTTATTATATTGAAAATAGCCTCCAGGATATACATCTTCACAGAAATATAAATATTTACCATCTGGCGAAGCATACGGCTCATTCACATCTTGCTGATCATTTTTCCTTTTTGTAAGCTGTAACCCACTACCACCAGTGATATGGTACATCCACATTTCTCCAGCTCCAAGACTACGGCCAGACGTAAAATGCTTTCTGGCTATTAAATAGTCTCCATCAGGAGTCCAAACGGCATTATTTAGCAGCCTGAAATCTTCTTTAGTTACCTGATGGGCATCGGACTCCATCAGTATTCATTACCCAAATATTATCACCTCCGCCGGCATCACTGGTAAATGATATCTTCGTGCCATCAGGATTAAACCTGGGCTGCACTTCAAACCGGCAAGCCCCCGACCGAAGGGCCGTAGCCTTCCCTCCTGCTATAGGCATAATATAAATATCTCCAACAGATCAAATACTACCTGACTGCCATCAGGACTCACGTCCAGGTTCATCCAGGTGCCTTCAGTAGTAGAAAGCGCCATCTCTTTAAAATTCCATTCTCCTTCAGGGTCGGGCCACATCCCATTCCTTCTTATCCTGGGCAGTGACTATCCCTGCAATGCATAATAACACACAGAGGTATAAATATTTCATAATACAGTTTTGGTTTAAGAAAGCCCAAAATATAAGAGATCAATATTTAGAAATGAAGCAAGTATTTATAAGTGGTTATTTTAAAGTCGATTTTCTGGAAGATTTAAATAATCCTAAATACTCATTATTGAATTTCGCAAATCCATACTCATTTAAATCACATTTTACTACCTTTGGTTACCCATCTGAAAATAGAAACGAGTCAAATCATTTATTATGGAATGAGATCCTACCCTATATGAAGACAAGCACGCATTTGTGTTTGATTATGGCGATTCGCTGATATCATTGCTAAACCCTCAGCTAGGAGAACGCATACTAGATGTAGGCTGTGGCACAGGAGAGCTAACCTATGAGATCAGCAGGCTTGGTGCCAATGTAAAAGGCATTGACCTCTCTGAGGACATGGTAAAAAGAGCCAAGGAAAAATACCCGAACGTACCTTTCTCTACTAAAGATGCTGCCCATTTCCACTTCAAACACCCTTTTGATGCTATATTTTCTAATGCTGCACTACACTGGGTAAAAAACTATCAGGGAGCCATTAAATCTATATATAGCAGCTTAAAACATGGTGGACGTATGGTGGTAGAATTTGGAGGAAAAGGAAATGTAGACACCATAATAAGGCAGTTAAAATTAGAATTAAAGCGGGCTGATTATGATCAGGCTGCAGCACTTGAGCCCTGGTATTTCCCTTCTATAGGTGAGTACACTTCTGAGTTAGAAAAAGAAGGCTTTGAAGTAACCCTGGCTCAGCTCTATGAAAGACCTACTCAACTGGCCGATCAGGAAAAGGTATAGAAGACTGGATCACCATGTTTGGCAAAGTGTTTTTTGAAGGCATCAATAAAGTAGAACAGATACAAATAGCCAAGAAAGTACAACAGGGTGTTTTTCACCAGCTGTTTCATAACGACCAATGGTACGCGGATTACAAGCGAATAAGGGTAGTGGCTGTTAAGAAGTAGGGTTTGATTGACATACTTGATCAAAACAACACAAAAGCCCTGCAACCATGCAAGGCTTTTATTTTTTATCTACAAATTGAGATCAAAGACCCCACACCTCTTCCGCAATAGAAACCATGTTTTTCACTTTTTCCCATTGCTGCTCATAGGCTAGTTTATTACCATCTTCTGTAGTATGAGAACCCACATTGAGGACTGAGGCATAAGTGCTCTAAAGCCACATATTCTGAAGCTTCTTTTATTCGGTTCTTAATAGCTTCCTTATCTTCTATATCTCCTGTTTTAGAGGTGATTAAACCCAGCACAATATTTTGATTCTTAGACTTGGCTAATGGAGCAAAATCACCACTACGTTCATCATCATACTCTAAAAAGAAACCATCTATATTCACACTGAACATCTCCTCTGCTATTACATCATAACCTCCAGAGTAGATCCAGGCGGAGTGGAAATTACCACGACAAACATGCATGGTCACCAATAAATCATCTGGCTTATCTTGCAGCGCATCATTCAATATTTAGCAGCCAAACGACCACTTCTACAGGATCAAGTCCTTCTGCTTTAAGCGCCTCACGCTGACCTTCGTCTACCAGCGTGGCCCAATACACATCATCTAGCTGTAAGTAGCGGCATCCTAAATCATAGAAATGCTTAATGGTGAGTCTATATGCCTCCTGATAAGTCTTTTGCCAAATCATAAAATACTAGCATATACAGGCGTATTTCTAATGTTGGGCTGAAAGAACATGTTGGGGCTAGGTATAGTCTGCTTAGCCACAAAATCATCTCCAACATGGGCTTTTAAAAAGGCAAAATGTTTAACAAAAAACGGATGATTGGGGTTATAGCGAATAGGCTCATAAATGTCTATCAATCGGCCAGGAGTGGTAATACCATGAAATTCGTAAGGAGGGCCGTCTATCTGGCGAGTACCAATAAAGTCCTTCATAAAATCAAAGTGCCACCATGAGCGACGGAACTCACCATCTGTAATGCTCTTTAAGCCAGATTCCTTTTGTTTTTCTATCAGTTTTATGATTTCCTGATCTTCTACTTCCTTTAACGCCTCGGCATTAATGGTGCCGGCGGCAAATTTCTCTCTTGCTTCTTTAAGTGCCTCAGGCCTTAGGAAAAGCTCCCCACATGATCTGCTTTAAAAGGAGTCAGTTTTGTGTTTAGGGTTGTTCCCATAATATGTATTACTAATAATTGATTTTAAAATGCTTTATAAGCTCTTTAAAATGCTTCGTAATGCTATGAGAAAAGAAATTTTAGAAATAATAATGTACAGAAATGACAGAGTTTACCTGTTGAGCAACACGCACTACCATTAATGTATTCATTGTAAGACCTAAAGCTTCAAATCGCGAAAGCATTGTCCATTCAGAATAGGCAGGTCTCCTGACTTGTAACCGATTGATCAGCCTTCCCATTCCTGATAAGCTCAGAACAGTGGACATTGAAAATGATGAATCGTTTGGTGTGTTACTTACAGTTGCGCGACAGTTCGTGATTTTCACACGATTCCCTATTAATCTACGTTAAGTAAAACCTTTTCTGATTGATGAAAGTATGTAAAAGAACCAATGAAGGGTAAAGTTAAAGATCCTTTTCAATTTTATAGCATGATTTGCTGGTACCCGGCTAAAATAGCTGTTGCTCTTGTATGAAGATGAATAAAAGATGCGTCACCAATGCCCATAGACTTACAAGTGCCATAATCTAAAGTCTCATCAGGGTGATATTAAAAGAGCCATCTTACTGCAGTTACAAAGCCAATGACTACAAAAATCCCAATAAGCAATAAAATCAAGCCCACGACAAATGCCATTACTTTTCCTTTAAAAGTTTGTTTATTGTTAGAATGACACCCTTTTTATTCGTTTTGGGGGCTGAAAAGTGGGGACGTAATTATTCTTCTTTTTACTGTCTAATTTTAATTCCGACAATTTCTTTTGAGCATATTTAGATAGTTTAGACTTATCTCCACGAAAAACAATTTCTTGCAATATTTGATACCCAGAATAATTAACTGACTTTTCGTAAATGGCAACGCATTTTTTCAATTCGATCGCTGACAGGTTCTGTTAAAATCCAATATTTTCCCGCTGCATCCAAAAAACCACTGTCATAATAAAGTTTGGCAAGTTTATCCCATAATTCAATCTCATTAGGATTCTTTGTATCAAATTCCGCAAGCTATCAGCAGCTTTGAATTTTAGTCCACGATCAATTTCAGAATCGATTCTATCTATTTTTTTCTGTAAACTGACCACTTATGCTTAGCAGACGACAACCTCATATCGCCTTTCATTTTTAAATTAAAACTGACTTGTGAGATATTATGAATTCTGATAATCAGACAATACCCATCTCAATCATAACGATAATTTAATTATTTTAATAAAAAATCAAGCTTAATAGGATTAAAACTTCCCCAGCACATCCAATCCATTTTCCGCTAATAGATCAAGAGACCATATAATTGTTGAGCAAGAGCATTTGGCCTATCTTCACACAAATTTTCTGCAGCATGATCCAAGACAACACTTACAATCTTAAATTGGTAAAAGCATTTACTACTATAGCTATACTGGAAGCCATATCTTATCTGGCTTTGCTTCTAATAGCTATGCCTTTGAAATATTTCATGGATATACCTGAGGCTGTAAAATACACAGGCTGGGCCCATGGACGACTATTTGTTCTCTATGTAACTATGCTGATGGCCTGCTGGATAACCTATCGCTGGAGATTTTTAAGAGTGGTAACATTTTTTGTAGGCTCTCTCCTACCCATTGTTCCTTTTATAATAGAAAAGAGGCTGAAGAAAGAGTATAATTTATGAACAGAAAAACCTGGACGCTCCACTTTCATATAAAAAGCTTTATATCAAACGGTTACAGAAAATGTAGCATTACAAATGCCTTAGGAGTTGAAATTGGAATTTAGTGGAGATGGGGCAGCCTGTAATGAGCTTTAAACTAAATAAACTCAGATTTTCTTAAGCCAAGTTTCGGTTTGTTTAATTTTTCAATCGATTCTCTTACTTGGGCTCTTGTTTCTGATTGCAAAAAAGTTGGGATCAAAACATTTAGTTTAACTCCTAAAATCCGATGAATAATTACTAAATCCTTAAGTGTAAATTGAGAGACCCCATTCATTAATTCACTCATATATGATTTTGGATGGCCTAAGACCAATCCTAAATCTTGTTGGGTCATATCAAACTCTTTAAGCCTTTTTCTAATCACCTCTTTTCGTTTGTTAATGAATTTTTGTTCATAATTCACTATCTCCTCTGCTTTATCAGACTCATCTACTTGTGAATCAGTAATATTTTCAAAATCAGACCATTCTTTATCCTCGTATTCTTTAATCAAATCACGAAGCTTTTTTCTCAAAGGCTTTAACTCTGGATTGTCATCAATCATCAATCGTAATTTACGTTCTAGTAGAGATGCCTTTTCCAAATCATATTCATTCTCCAACCTATCTATATCTTCAATTTCTCTTATGTCTAGAATATCTCTCATAATTACTTTTTTAAATCCAGCTATTATCTCTCAGCCATTTTTTAATTACATTCCGATTGTTTTTAAAGGTCAGTTCATAATCATCATAACTACCAGCCAAAACTATCGTTGCTTCACCGTTTTCTTCAAATTCAATCATTATCAACGTACGGTGTATATTAATATTGAAGAAGTAGAACTCTCCGCCATAAACACAATCTGCATCAGATCGATTTGTAATTAAATCATGAGGTGTTTTCCAATCGCCCTCCTCAATATTAGAAATCAATTGATGAACAGATTTTACCAATTTTGAATTACCCCGATTCTTCCTAATCAGTTTGCCCAGAATGTGTTTATTAATAATCCTCAAATTATTTTTATTATAATCATTCTATGACAAAGATACGGAATAGTTCTGTAATATTCCGAACTTTATTTTTATACAAAACTCCTTCCCAATTCTAATAATAGTCGGCACTAAAAAGGAATGACAGCTTTTCATGACTGAACTCTTTTTTCAACTTGGTATAATTGGGCGTGATTAAATTTTGATAGGTTTTAGGTGATATATTATAACCATTGAATTTTGAAATATAATATTTCACTTCTTTCAGTTTCAATTTTTGGAAATACTCAGGAATATCATTTTCAAACGTGCAGCTATTAATTCCCAAGTATTGTAACTGTTGCAGATCAGCAATCCATTTAGGGAAACCGACAAATTGTATACCTTCTAAATAAAGGGTTTCCAAATTAGAAAACGCTTTAAGGTAATCTGGAAGTGTTTCTATTTTATGATGAGGATTAAAATCAATAAGATCCA includes the following:
- a CDS encoding glycosyltransferase family 2 protein gives rise to the protein MALIITAYKNVDLVPQLLSSIYKSNYSNYHIYVVADDCPDCSLVKENLKLSILKPETALSSKLKSIKYAVTHYVREHDTSIILDSDNLVHSDFLMEMNN
- a CDS encoding amidohydrolase family protein, with product MEVLAENYFYQNYNVWEDEKLLTFYPRGIIHSITSQNYGSRRGVSKWQHSGVRNLQNIGRSWREVNLGAHGQLHGLGAHWELWMLKQGGMSNMEALKAATINGANYLGIDEQVGSLKEGKLADLRRVR
- a CDS encoding amidohydrolase family protein, yielding MAHSIKSQAIYTVLIEGGKGKRITESGEYPQFSVKGHSIFYQTGGYVFGNLTKRLKSVNLSGDDEITHVESKYANRLIPSPDNKWVAFMNLHKAYLAPLPLTGQTLDIDPNSKSVPVAPITRDAGINLHWSADSKKIHWTLGDEYFTNDINERFTFLEGSPDSIPPVDTVGVKVALEADTYRPDGVIAFTGATIITMEDDQVIENGTIVINGNKIEAIGDASVAIPAGAKVYDVQGKTIMPGSVDVHAHVSAFGYGITPQKHWPLYANLAYGVTTAHDPSANTETVFAMSELINAGEMSGPRLFSTRIILDGADGDFQS
- a CDS encoding TolB family protein codes for the protein MVLLAALVVPVDPTISNNGKYLAFVKRVRIKTVLYLHDLATGEEWPIYDKLNKDQQEAWAIFGTYPNFDWSPDDKFIYFWAEGKIKKIDVSSLQVTEVPFEVENTIKIAEALKFKRDINPDKFEVKDIRNAVTSPDGKRLVFNALGRLYRKELPNGEPERITSSKEFEFEPAFTPDGKYWYMYHGKMKAWEL
- a CDS encoding TolB family protein: MESDAHQVTKEDFRLLNNAVWTPDGDYLIARKHFTSGRSLGAGEMWMYHITGGSGLQLTKRKNDQQDVNEPYASPDGKYLYFCEDVYPGGYFQYNKDPNSQIYQVRRYDMETGEVSGVTGGPGGACRPDYFK
- a CDS encoding TolB family protein, with product MPIAGGKATALRSGACRFEVQPRFNPDGTKISFTSDAGGGDNIWVMNTDGVRCPSGN
- a CDS encoding class I SAM-dependent methyltransferase; amino-acid sequence: MFDYGDSLISLLNPQLGERILDVGCGTGELTYEISRLGANVKGIDLSEDMVKRAKEKYPNVPFSTKDAAHFHFKHPFDAIFSNAALHWVKNYQGAIKSIYSSLKHGGRMVVEFGGKGNVDTIIRQLKLELKRADYDQAAALEPWYFPSIGEYTSELEKEGFEVTLAQLYERPTQLADQEKV
- a CDS encoding DUF6584 family protein, coding for MKKCVAIYEKSVNYSGYQILQEIVFRGDKSKLSKYAQKKLSELKLDSKKKNNYVPTFQPPKRIKRVSF
- a CDS encoding DUF6584 family protein; amino-acid sequence: MELWDKLAKLYYDSGFLDAAGKYWILTEPVSDRIEKMRCHLRKVS
- a CDS encoding DUF3817 domain-containing protein, with product MIQDNTYNLKLVKAFTTIAILEAISYLALLLIAMPLKYFMDIPEAVKYTGWAHGRLFVLYVTMLMACWITYRWRFLRVVTFFVGSLLPIVPFIIEKRLKKEYNL
- a CDS encoding helix-turn-helix domain-containing protein is translated as MRDILDIREIEDIDRLENEYDLEKASLLERKLRLMIDDNPELKPLRKKLRDLIKEYEDKEWSDFENITDSQVDESDKAEEIVNYEQKFINKRKEVIRKRLKEFDMTQQDLGLVLGHPKSYMSELMNGVSQFTLKDLVIIHRILGVKLNVLIPTFLQSETRAQVRESIEKLNKPKLGLRKSEFI
- a CDS encoding type II toxin-antitoxin system HigB family toxin; protein product: MISNIEEGDWKTPHDLITNRSDADCVYGGEFYFFNINIHRTLIMIEFEENGEATIVLAGSYDDYELTFKNNRNVIKKWLRDNSWI